In the bacterium genome, CGAAATATTCAGAAATGCTCTTTATCTTGTAGACGAATGACGCCCGGCTTGATCAGCCGGGCGTTCTGCTTTCCACACCACAGGGCCTTGTCCACCGCGGCATCCATGTCTCCGCTTTCACTCCACACCGCCGCCAAACCGGCGGCAAATGCATCCCCGCTGCCGATGACATTGATTGGGACAACGGCCTCCACCGGCCGGCGAACCACGCGTCCTCCCTGCACATACCAGACAGGTTGCGCACCATCGGTCAGTACCACATGGATGCCGTCCTGCTCCAGAGCGATCATTTTTTCCATAATTTGCATATCAGACACTATGGAGCGACCCGGGAAAAAAGTATCCTGAAACTCTTGCCGGTTGGGCTTGATCAGGTCCGGCTTATAGGCCAGTGAATCCAACAGATCCCTGCCGCGATAATCCAAAAGCACTTGCACGCCCCGCGCTTTGGCCTGACGCACCATCCAGGGCAAAATATCCGCCGTGAACCCAGGGGCTTTGCTGCCGGAAAGAATCACCATGCGGATCCCTGGCAGCAATTGCAAAAAACGCGCGCGCATTTGCTCATCGGTGTGCGGAGACACCGGCGGCGCCTCTTCGACGATCTCGGTCGCAGTGTGCGCGCTCTGGCTGAGCAGCGTTGTGCAGATTCGAATCTCTGATCCCGAATCCACCCAACTCAGAGCCAGCCCGTCCCGGCTGGTCAACGAGACAAAATATCGAGCAAGAACTCCGCCGAGCTGGGTCAGATGCATCACCTCTTTGCCCAACTGATGCAACACGCGGGTGACGTTCACACCCTTGCCAGAGGCATCCACCCGCAACGAAAGGCATCGGTTCACCTGGTTTTCCTGCAGACTGGCGATTTCGCAAGTGCGCTGCAACACAGGATGCAGAGAGACGGTCAGAAAACGCATGCGATCGGTTCCATAAAGGGGGAAGGGTTGATTGAAAGCCGCAGATCCAGTCATCTCCTGTGCAGATTCTGCTGCAGCAAACGTTGCATCAGCCGTTTGATAAACTCGTCCTGTTGGATGTGTACGCCGATCCGGCCGTTGGCCGGCTTGCTTTCATCGATCACCGTGAAACCATTGTCCAACACCTTGACATGCGCCGGACGGGTGACGAACAATTCGGGCCACAGCAGCATGCCCACCGCCACCGCATCGTAGAGGATAGGGGTTTCCAATCCCCACAGGCTGTACAGCCCGCACAGGGCATTGGTCAAAGGACTCTGACGCATTAAAAGCCGGTTGCGATTTTTCTCGTCCAGTGCAACAAAAGTGGTGATATCCAGGCCGGCGTAGATTATCTCGGCGCCGGCCTCGACAAACACTTTTGCTGAGGCCACATCGGCCGCCACATTCCATTCGGCCGACGGCGCCGGATCGCGTCCATAGCCCATATAAAAAGAACCAAACATGGCATAGATGGCTTTAGCTTTTTTCAACGCGCCGGCGTCCTTGGCGACCA is a window encoding:
- a CDS encoding tagatose-6-phosphate kinase, whose product is MRFLTVSLHPVLQRTCEIASLQENQVNRCLSLRVDASGKGVNVTRVLHQLGKEVMHLTQLGGVLARYFVSLTSRDGLALSWVDSGSEIRICTTLLSQSAHTATEIVEEAPPVSPHTDEQMRARFLQLLPGIRMVILSGSKAPGFTADILPWMVRQAKARGVQVLLDYRGRDLLDSLAYKPDLIKPNRQEFQDTFFPGRSIVSDMQIMEKMIALEQDGIHVVLTDGAQPVWYVQGGRVVRRPVEAVVPINVIGSGDAFAAGLAAVWSESGDMDAAVDKALWCGKQNARLIKPGVIRLQDKEHF
- a CDS encoding nucleoside hydrolase; its protein translation is MYSTECLPQYFWAKDFTAVKPVSFSAADFIIRMLNRYPNEIVLITTGPVANMADVVAKDAGALKKAKAIYAMFGSFYMGYGRDPAPSAEWNVAADVASAKVFVEAGAEIIYAGLDITTFVALDEKNRNRLLMRQSPLTNALCGLYSLWGLETPILYDAVAVGMLLWPELFVTRPAHVKVLDNGFTVIDESKPANGRIGVHIQQDEFIKRLMQRLLQQNLHRR